The DNA segment TTGTGTTCTCTGTAACAATGCTCCGGAATCGAGAAGTCATTTGTTCTTTGAATGCAAATTCTCTGCTCAACTGTGGGAATTCATTGCTAAAGGCTTACTGTGCAATTTGTTTACCACTACCTTGTCTGAGATCATTCCCATTATATCAGATAAGACAAGGGAGAAGAAGAGTCTTTTATGTATCAGGTACGCATTTCAAGCTGTCTTGTATGCtttgtggagagaaagaaataaGCTAAAGCATGGTGATAAGATGATGCCTTTGCCAGTTCTCAAAAGAGTTGCAGAGAAAAGGATTCATAATAGAATCAATTTGGTGTGTAGAAGTGGAGTTAGAGGTATGGAGGAGCATGCAATTCTGGTTTCTATCTAGAATTTAATTagcattttatttattttttgagatgTAGAATGCAAGATACATTGTAAAGAAGTATGCACTTGAtgtaataagttttttttgaataaatttaacatttattcaaaaaaaaaaatttgattatcAATGTACGACTAgaaataaacaatttttttttaaatgaataaagatgagtagacaaaaaaaattgaa comes from the Brassica rapa cultivar Chiifu-401-42 chromosome A01, CAAS_Brap_v3.01, whole genome shotgun sequence genome and includes:
- the LOC103838475 gene encoding uncharacterized protein LOC103838475 gives rise to the protein MVFTSDSGICFYGVNVDYGQSGEVNPGSNDVCVLCNNAPESRSHLFFECKFSAQLWEFIAKGLLCNLFTTTLSEIIPIISDKTREKKSLLCIRYAFQAVLYALWRERNKLKHGDKMMPLPVLKRVAEKRIHNRINLVCRSGVRGMEEHAILVSI